AGGGACCTGGAAATTCTCCCCCAAAGATGACCTATCCCACGCGAATCAACAGTTCCCTGATTCCAACTGGCAACACTTACCAGTCCCTGCCCAGTGGAACAACTCTGGTTTGTCTGATGTTCAAGTTGGTTGGTATAGACATCACTTTTCTATTTCTAAAGAATTTATTCATAAAAATATAAGTATCCTCACACCCATCATCGCCGATGCGAATGAAATCTATATCAATGGAGTTCTCGTTGGAAAAACAGGATTGATTTCCGAAACTGGAAAACTCATTAAAAAAAGTAGTCGTATCAGTGTGTATCAAATCCCAAAAGAATTAATAAACTTTGATGGTGAAAATACAATAGTTGTGCGAGTGGCAGATGATGTTGGTTGGGGTGGATTTGTTAATTCTGAATTTTATATTGGAGAGTCCGACCTCATTCACGAAAAATTCTACAAGTATATTATGTGGAATTCTGCTATCTGCTTTGCATTCTTATATTCTGCTGTTTATTGTCTCATCCTATGGTTAAGAAGCCGGAGGGAACGAGCGTATTTGATGTATTTCTTTTTTGCAGTTCTGGCTGGGTTTGCAACGTTTGGAAACTTATCCCTTCCGTATTTTATATGGGATGAATTTTGGTTCAATCATTACTTCTTTCATCCAGCTCTCAATTTAATTGGTATCTTTGGTATCCTTTTCTTTTTTGATTTTGCGGGAGAAAAACCATCCAAATGGATCAAAGGTATTCTTTGGTTTCATCTGTGTCTAGCGATCGTATCTATATTTACTTTCCTTCCAATGGTAATGGATCTTTATGCAAAGTATACATTAAACATAAATGATGTACTTTCTTTGTTGGAACTATTATATATTTCTGGATTTACAATTAAAGCTGTGCGAAACAAACAACCTGGTGCCATGATCATCTTAGTAGGGTTAGTTGGATTAGGGATCACGGTTATATACTCTGTATTAAGTTACCTCCAATTACATGTATCCGTTTTGGACAGATCTCTTTCGGAAGGCTTTTTATTTTACACTTTAAGTTTGTCATTTGCTTTATCCATCCGTTTTGCCAAACTTTATGAAGTAACAAACGAATTAAAAAGTGAATTAGAGAAGAAAAATGAAGAATTAATTATTTTAGATAAAATGAAGGATGAATTTTTATCTAATACCTCACATGAACTTCGAACTCCTTTAAACGGAATCATTGGAATAACAGAATCCTTAATCGAAGGAACGATGGGTGCATTGAATAATGGAGTAACTAAAAACTTAGGTTTTATTATTTCTTCAGCGAAAAGACTTTCCAATCTGGTAAACGATCTACTTGATTTTTCAATGATGAAAAATCGAAGATTCACCCTTTCGCCTATCACACTTGCGATCCAACCTTCGATTGAAATAGTATTTAGTTTATTAGATCGAAATGCAAAAGAAAAAGGGATCACACTTATCAGTGAAATTCCAGACAACACCCCCCTGGTATTTGGAGATGAAAGTAGAATTCAACAAATTTTATTCAATTTAATTGGTAATGCCATTAAATTCACAGATTCAGGAACAATCCGGATCACGGTTCGACCGATAAACAATGGTTTTGTGGATTATTTAGAAATTTCTATTTCAGATACAGGTATTGGTATAACAGAAGAAGACCAAAAGAAA
The sequence above is a segment of the Leptospira sp. WS39.C2 genome. Coding sequences within it:
- a CDS encoding SpoIIE family protein phosphatase; translated protein: MKFRYLFSICAVFFNLQTIDASPDLPPFQLNNLSELVKLAGTWKFSPKDDLSHANQQFPDSNWQHLPVPAQWNNSGLSDVQVGWYRHHFSISKEFIHKNISILTPIIADANEIYINGVLVGKTGLISETGKLIKKSSRISVYQIPKELINFDGENTIVVRVADDVGWGGFVNSEFYIGESDLIHEKFYKYIMWNSAICFAFLYSAVYCLILWLRSRRERAYLMYFFFAVLAGFATFGNLSLPYFIWDEFWFNHYFFHPALNLIGIFGILFFFDFAGEKPSKWIKGILWFHLCLAIVSIFTFLPMVMDLYAKYTLNINDVLSLLELLYISGFTIKAVRNKQPGAMIILVGLVGLGITVIYSVLSYLQLHVSVLDRSLSEGFLFYTLSLSFALSIRFAKLYEVTNELKSELEKKNEELIILDKMKDEFLSNTSHELRTPLNGIIGITESLIEGTMGALNNGVTKNLGFIISSAKRLSNLVNDLLDFSMMKNRRFTLSPITLAIQPSIEIVFSLLDRNAKEKGITLISEIPDNTPLVFGDESRIQQILFNLIGNAIKFTDSGTIRITVRPINNGFVDYLEISISDTGIGITEEDQKKIFSPFSQADASISRNFGGVGLGLSITKNLVELHTGTISVESTPGEGSVFKFTLPLANGQTEFQSIQNPNADGNHVWMSTEDLRGNFIVEQAYIERVEFSTNLSKDLNRNLTILAVDDDPINLEVLKIQLSGSGFNVIPVLDGQTAINLANEIKPDLILLDIMMPKMSGYQVCKILRESYSMYEMPILMLTAKNRIEDVLSGLEVGANDYLGKPFDKRELLARVNTLILLKSAVEEKEDYLSIKAELKLAKKIQDSSLPLNPPTGGRASIASRYNPMTSIGGDYYDFHTPDEYSLGVVIADVSGHGIPAAIVAAMFKMAFNLQKHVSKKPNEVLKRINKLLLDSIHKQFVTACYLFFDLEYHRILYASAGHPPVAFYRRKTNKVELVRPRGRILGCFPEIPDEILDLPFSDGDRVILYTDGISEARNLEGEMFGDERLSNYIIENAKNRSTELFADGLIEHVKEFCGKSIPEDDITLVVVDL